Proteins encoded in a region of the Cyanobacterium sp. T60_A2020_053 genome:
- a CDS encoding putative toxin-antitoxin system toxin component, PIN family, producing the protein MINNMPKVVIDTNVILSALFFTKKVAKPRQMWHENQVIPLISQVTVAELIQVLAYPKFSLTVQEQEDLLADYIPFCETVKMPKILPIIPSCRDVNDEPFLLLALVGNADYLITGDDDLLSLQNSFTCSIITVNQFLSLSD; encoded by the coding sequence ATGATAAATAATATGCCCAAAGTAGTTATTGATACTAATGTAATTTTATCAGCGTTATTTTTTACTAAAAAAGTTGCTAAACCTCGCCAAATGTGGCATGAAAACCAAGTTATTCCTCTTATTTCTCAAGTAACTGTTGCAGAATTAATCCAAGTTTTAGCTTATCCTAAATTTAGTTTAACTGTTCAAGAACAAGAAGATTTATTGGCAGATTATATTCCTTTTTGTGAAACGGTAAAAATGCCCAAAATTTTACCAATAATTCCATCTTGTCGAGATGTTAATGATGAACCTTTTTTGTTATTAGCTTTAGTAGGTAATGCTGATTATTTGATTACTGGTGATGACGATTTATTGTCACTGCAAAATAGTTTTACT